A single region of the Cronobacter condimenti 1330 genome encodes:
- the creB gene encoding two-component system response regulator CreB: MNQTTVWLVEDETSISEALAYVMQLEGFTVRAFERGLPALDAARHTLPDLVVLDVGLPDISGFELCRQLLAAHPALPVLFLTARSEEVDRLIGLEIGADDYVAKPFSPREVCARVRTILRRLQKQQSGTQSVVRAGRFELNEAAAQIAWCGQTLPLTRYEYLLLKTLLLAPGRVYSRQQLMDHVWGDANDSFDRTVDTHIKTLRAKLRAVNPDVSPVNTHRGLGYSLAVN; encoded by the coding sequence ATGAATCAGACAACCGTCTGGCTGGTAGAGGATGAGACCAGCATCAGCGAAGCGCTGGCGTATGTCATGCAGCTTGAAGGCTTTACGGTACGGGCGTTTGAGCGCGGGTTGCCCGCGCTGGACGCCGCCCGTCATACGCTCCCGGATCTGGTGGTGCTGGATGTCGGCCTGCCCGATATCAGCGGCTTTGAATTGTGCCGTCAGCTGCTGGCAGCACATCCGGCGTTGCCGGTGCTGTTTTTGACGGCGCGTAGCGAAGAAGTCGATAGGCTTATCGGCCTTGAAATCGGCGCGGATGATTATGTTGCCAAGCCGTTTTCGCCGCGCGAGGTCTGTGCTCGCGTGCGGACCATTCTGCGACGCCTGCAAAAACAGCAGAGCGGCACGCAGTCAGTGGTGCGCGCGGGCCGTTTCGAACTGAACGAGGCGGCCGCGCAGATAGCCTGGTGCGGGCAGACGTTACCACTGACGCGATATGAATATCTGCTGCTGAAAACGCTGCTGCTGGCGCCGGGCCGTGTCTATTCGCGCCAGCAACTGATGGACCATGTCTGGGGCGATGCCAACGACAGTTTCGATCGCACTGTTGATACCCATATCAAAACGCTGCGGGCCAAGCTGCGTGCGGTCAACCCTGACGTTTCGCCCGTTAATACGCACCGGGGGCTGGGTTATAGCCTGGCGGTAAACTGA
- the robA gene encoding MDR efflux pump AcrAB transcriptional activator RobA, translating into MDQSGIIRDLLTWLESHLDHPLSLDNVAAKAGYSKWHLQRMFKEVTGQAIGAYIRARRLSKSAVALRLTARPILDIALQYRFDSQQTFTRAFKKQFSLTPALYRRSPDWNAQGMRPPIRLEPFTPPPHQFVTLAPLQLTGLTQSYTCSLEQISEMRQQMRVQFWREFLANCPTIPPAFYGLNESRPSAEKDDEQEVFYTTALPEPLAEGCVEHAHPVTLEGGDYVQFTYEGPGTGVQEFILTVYGTCMPALGLTRRRGQDIERYFLSEETSAQERDINLRCEYLIPVRR; encoded by the coding sequence ATGGATCAGTCTGGGATCATTCGGGATCTGCTTACCTGGCTGGAAAGCCATCTTGATCACCCCTTGTCTTTGGACAATGTGGCGGCCAAAGCCGGGTATTCCAAGTGGCATTTGCAACGTATGTTCAAAGAGGTAACGGGCCAGGCCATTGGCGCTTATATCCGCGCGCGACGCTTGTCGAAATCCGCGGTCGCTCTGCGCCTGACGGCGCGCCCTATTTTGGATATCGCGCTGCAATACCGTTTCGACTCGCAGCAGACGTTTACCCGCGCGTTTAAAAAACAGTTTTCGCTGACGCCGGCGCTTTATCGCCGCTCCCCGGACTGGAACGCGCAGGGTATGCGCCCACCGATTCGCCTCGAACCGTTCACGCCGCCGCCGCATCAGTTTGTTACGCTGGCCCCGCTGCAACTGACGGGCCTTACGCAGAGCTATACCTGCTCGCTGGAGCAAATCTCTGAAATGCGCCAGCAGATGCGCGTCCAGTTCTGGCGGGAATTTCTCGCAAACTGCCCGACAATCCCGCCTGCATTTTACGGCCTGAACGAATCGCGTCCGAGCGCAGAGAAAGACGACGAGCAGGAAGTCTTTTACACCACCGCGCTGCCGGAGCCGCTGGCGGAAGGCTGCGTGGAACATGCGCACCCGGTCACGCTGGAAGGCGGCGATTATGTGCAGTTCACCTACGAAGGTCCGGGCACTGGCGTACAGGAGTTTATCCTGACGGTATATGGTACCTGCATGCCCGCCCTGGGGCTGACACGCCGCCGCGGTCAGGATATTGAGCGCTATTTCCTCTCAGAAGAAACCAGCGCTCAGGAACGCGATATAAACCTGCGCTGCGAGTACCTTATCCCGGTTCGCCGTTAA
- the creA gene encoding protein CreA, whose translation MKYRVLLVPLMFMAFSGGLRAEEIGSVDTVFKWLGPDHKIVVEAFDDPDVKNVTCYLSRAKTGGIKGGLGLAEDTSDAAISCQQVGPIELSDKIKAGKAQGDVVFQKRTSLVFKKLQVVRFYDAKRNTLAYLTYSDKVVEGSPKNALSAVPIMPWGQAR comes from the coding sequence ATGAAATATCGGGTGTTATTAGTTCCCCTAATGTTTATGGCATTTAGCGGCGGTTTGCGGGCAGAAGAGATTGGTTCGGTAGATACCGTATTCAAATGGCTGGGGCCGGATCACAAAATTGTCGTGGAAGCGTTTGACGATCCGGATGTCAAAAATGTGACCTGTTACCTGAGCCGTGCAAAAACCGGCGGGATCAAAGGTGGGTTGGGGCTCGCGGAAGATACCTCAGACGCGGCGATTTCCTGCCAGCAGGTTGGGCCAATTGAGCTGAGCGATAAAATCAAAGCTGGAAAAGCGCAGGGCGATGTGGTGTTCCAGAAGCGTACCTCGCTGGTTTTCAAAAAATTGCAGGTGGTGCGTTTTTACGATGCGAAGCGCAATACGCTGGCGTATCTGACCTATTCCGACAAAGTGGTCGAAGGCTCGCCTAAAAACGCACTGAGCGCAGTGCCAATTATGCCGTGGGGCCAGGCCCGGTAA
- the gpmB gene encoding 2,3-diphosphoglycerate-dependent phosphoglycerate mutase GpmB, translating into MLQVYLVRHGETQWNAERRIQGQSDSPLTEKGERQAMQVAQRAKALGITHIITSDLGRTRRTAEIVAQGCGCDVILDARLRELDMGILERRHLDTLSEEEEGWRRQLVNGTPDGRIPKGESMQEVSDRMHGALNACLELPEGSRPLLVSHGMALGCLVSTILGLPAYAERRLRLRNCSISRVDYQQSPWLASGWVVETAGDVSHLDAPALDELQR; encoded by the coding sequence ATGTTACAGGTATATCTGGTTCGCCACGGTGAAACGCAGTGGAACGCCGAGCGACGCATCCAGGGGCAATCGGACAGCCCATTGACTGAAAAAGGGGAACGCCAGGCTATGCAGGTGGCGCAGCGCGCCAAAGCGCTTGGCATCACGCACATTATCACCAGCGATCTGGGGCGTACCCGGCGCACGGCGGAGATTGTCGCGCAGGGCTGCGGCTGCGACGTGATACTCGATGCGCGCCTGCGCGAGCTGGATATGGGCATTCTGGAAAGACGCCATCTCGACACGCTTAGCGAGGAAGAGGAGGGCTGGCGGCGTCAGTTGGTCAACGGCACGCCTGACGGGCGCATTCCAAAAGGCGAATCGATGCAGGAAGTGAGCGATCGTATGCACGGCGCGCTGAACGCCTGTCTCGAACTGCCGGAAGGCAGCCGCCCGTTACTGGTCAGCCACGGCATGGCGCTCGGTTGCCTGGTCAGTACCATCCTCGGGTTGCCAGCGTACGCGGAGCGCCGTCTGCGCCTGCGTAACTGCTCGATTTCCCGCGTGGATTATCAGCAGAGCCCATGGCTCGCGTCCGGTTGGGTGGTGGAGACGGCAGGCGACGTGTCGCATCTTGATGCGCCTGCGCTGGATGAGCTACAGCGTTAA